TCGCCTGCGTGCGAGGCCGCGGGCGATTCGCCGTTCGAGCCTCGCCCGGCAGTCCGGCCACTCCGCCGCGGTGATCGAGAAGATCGCGGAGTCACGGAGCCGGCCGTCCTCGCCCGGTGCCCAGGACCGTGACCAGTTCCGCAACACGCCCTCGAAGCGTGCGCCCGCCCCTTCGATCGCTGCCCTCGACCGGCTGTTGCGCGCGTCGGTCTTCAGGTCGACGCGCGCCACGTCCCAGTTCTCGAACGCGTGCCGGAACAACAAGTACTTGGCCTCGGTGTTCACGCCCGTGCCTTGGGCCGACGCCGCGAGCCAGGTGAAACCGACCTCGATCGCGCACAGACCACCCCTTGTCGGCCACAGCCGCGGATCCCAGTAGGCCGTGGCCCCGATCGCCCGTCCAGACGCCTCTTCCACCTGCGCGTACGGGGCCAGCTTCCCAGCCGCGGCACGGGCGAGCTGGGCATCGATGTACCCCTCGACCTCGGCTGCCGTGGGCACCCACGTGAACCGATAGGAGCTCCGGTCTTCCTCCGCCGCCACGGCCAAGTCCGCCGCATGGCGGTGATCCAGCGGCTCCAGGCGTACCAGAGTGCCTTCCAGAACCGGTCCCTCAAGCGTGAAACTCATTGATCACCCATCAAGTGCCAGCACAGATTGTTCGCACCCAGGCCGCAGGCCCCGGGCCCGTAGCGTTCCAGAGCCGTCAGCGTCATGTCGCGCGAATTCCGCACGGAAGAGATCGGCGCCCGGAACGCGGCGCACGCGGCGGCGCCGGCCACGACGGCGTTCACGGTCCGCGAGGGCGCCTGACCGGACGCGGCGGGGGGCGGAGGAGGGGACGGTGCCGCGGCGGCCGTCCCCCGATCCGGTCCCGGCGGGCGGACACGTCCGAAACCTTCAAGACCGCCGCCCGTGCCGCTGCCATCGTGGGCGTATGACCGCAGATCTCTCCGCCGCCTCCTCCTTCATGGCCGCCCACGCGCGACTCCTCGACCGCCGCCGCTTCGAGCTGCTGCTCGGCGGGACCGACCCCGCCGCCGTGCTCGCCGCCGTCGACGGCTACCGCAACCCCGACGGCGGCTACGGCTGGGGTCTGGAGCCGGACCTGCGGGCGCCGGAGAGCCAGCCCGGCGGTGCGCTGCACGCCTTCGAGGCGTTCGTGGACGCCGCCCCGGCCACCACCCCGCACGCGGCGCGGCTCTGCGACTGGCTGCTGTCCGTCACGCTGCCCGACGGCGGGCTGCCCTTCGCGCTGCCCGTGGCGGACCCGACCGGCTGCGCGCCGTTCTGGACGCGGGCCGACCCGGCGGTCTCCGCCCTGCAGAGCACCGCGTTCGCCGCCGGCACCGCGCTGAGGCTGGCCGCGCACGACCCCGCCGTCGCCGCCCACCCCTGGCTGGAGCGGGCCACGCGCTACTGCCTGGACGCCATCGAGAACATCGGCGACCAGCCGCACGCCATCGAGCTGTCCTTCGCCATCCGCTTCCTCGACGCCGCCGCCGACACCCGCCCCCGGGCCACCGCCCTGCTGGAACGGCTGCGCGCGCTCATCCCCGGCGACGGGGTGCTGCCCGTCGCGGGCGGGTCGGAAGGCGAGGCGATCCGGCC
The Streptomyces sp. CNQ-509 DNA segment above includes these coding regions:
- a CDS encoding GNAT family N-acetyltransferase; this translates as MSFTLEGPVLEGTLVRLEPLDHRHAADLAVAAEEDRSSYRFTWVPTAAEVEGYIDAQLARAAAGKLAPYAQVEEASGRAIGATAYWDPRLWPTRGGLCAIEVGFTWLAASAQGTGVNTEAKYLLFRHAFENWDVARVDLKTDARNSRSRAAIEGAGARFEGVLRNWSRSWAPGEDGRLRDSAIFSITAAEWPDCRARLERRIARGLARRRPGADLTART